TGAGGGTCGAAGCGAACGGGGATTTATGGCGCATTGGCTTTAGACGAACCCATAAAATGATTTGTTCCAAAGGTTCAAGGTTCCTGCCCGGCTTTCAGCAGCGCGTTCTCGATCCGGCGATCCGGCACCAGCCAGATGATAGCTACCGTGACATACCCCGCTCCCGCAATCAACGGGCTTAGCCATGACGCCGGGATGGCGGTCGTGTAAATCGCCAGCGAAATCCAACCCTTCCGATCCTGTCCGATGGCCCGCGCCAAGGTGGATTCGCGGCCATGCAACCGGATCAACCCCCTAACCATAATGGTGTAGGATACGGCCGCCCCCCACAGCACTCCGCCGTACAGGGCCACGGGCAATGGCGCGAAATGGTTTTCGCCCATCCAACCGGTGACGAACGGGACCAAGGAAAGCCAGAACAGGAGATGCAGGTTGGCCCAGAGCACGCCTCCGCCCACGCGCTTGACCGCATGCCAGAGATGATGGTGGTTGTTCCAGTAGATGCCCAGGTAAACGTAGCTGAGCACGTAACAGAAGAAGGTGGGCAAAACGGGCCGAAGGGATGCCCAATCCGTCCCGTGGGGCACCTTCATCTCCAGCACCATGATGGTGATGATGATGGCGATGACGCCGTCGCTGAACGCTTCGAGCCGGCCTTTACCCATGGAAGAGTCCCTTCGCCATCGAAGGTAATAATACCGGGGCCGGGATAGGATGGATCTAATGCGGCGAAGGGGAAACGCCGCGGAGATCCACGGCCGTATCGGCGGGGCCGGCGGCGATGGGATAGTAGGCCATGCCGGTAGGCGACGACAAGCTCCCGATCGCGATCACCGCCAGGGATTCCGCCGGGACATGGGGTAACCGCAAGGTTTCCCCTGCCCCCTCGCGGCGGGCGTAAACGTCGCTGCCCGGAAGGAAGGCGTAGGCGTCGGGCGGAGCGTCCGCCGGGAGATAAACGGCCAGGGTACGCGCGGCGGCAAGCTCGGAGGCCACCGTCAGGGTCTCCCCGGCGGCCAAGGCGTGGGCGGGATGGATCCAGTCCATGCGCGGCTCCGTCGGATGCAGGACTTCCAGGGTGAAGGCGCCCATGGCCTTCCCCGTGAAACGGAACTCCCCGTACGCATCCGTGAAAGCCGTGCGCGTCGCACCCGCAGCGGAGTCCATCACCGGATTGTATCCGGCGGGCATCAGGATCACTTCCGCCCCGGACACCGCTACGCCTTGGTCCATCACCTGGCCTTGAACCAAGGCGTTGCCGACGTCGGTTCCGCCTCCGCTCACGCACCCGGACGGCAGCAATACGGCGAGGGCCAGGCCCGTGCCCGCTAATGCGCAGCGCGCCCTCATGGCGCATCCTCCTGGGTCAAGGGGAAGAGGTTGATGTTCAATTGGTACAGGCCCGCCGGCGCGGAATCGCCTTCCGCCCTTTTGAGCAGTTCCGCGCGCAAGGCTTCGATACGCGCCAACGCATGCGCATACCCTTCGGCGGAAAGGCTGAGGGTGGTGTTGGCGATCAGGCGCCGAT
This sequence is a window from Fibrobacterota bacterium. Protein-coding genes within it:
- a CDS encoding DUF1211 domain-containing protein — protein: MGKGRLEAFSDGVIAIIITIMVLEMKVPHGTDWASLRPVLPTFFCYVLSYVYLGIYWNNHHHLWHAVKRVGGGVLWANLHLLFWLSLVPFVTGWMGENHFAPLPVALYGGVLWGAAVSYTIMVRGLIRLHGRESTLARAIGQDRKGWISLAIYTTAIPASWLSPLIAGAGYVTVAIIWLVPDRRIENALLKAGQEP
- a CDS encoding carboxypeptidase regulatory-like domain-containing protein, coding for MRARCALAGTGLALAVLLPSGCVSGGGTDVGNALVQGQVMDQGVAVSGAEVILMPAGYNPVMDSAAGATRTAFTDAYGEFRFTGKAMGAFTLEVLHPTEPRMDWIHPAHALAAGETLTVASELAAARTLAVYLPADAPPDAYAFLPGSDVYARREGAGETLRLPHVPAESLAVIAIGSLSSPTGMAYYPIAAGPADTAVDLRGVSPSPH